The Prochlorococcus marinus str. MIT 1214 sequence TGTTTCGATTAGAGCCTCAATTCCGTATGAAAAATTAAATTTAGAGAAAATTTTAACTGGGGCCTTAATTACGGAGGAAGATATAAGGGATGTCATATTAAATTCAAGAATTCATCAAAATGGATTTCATTGTGTTGTTGATCTGACTCATCCATTTGCTATAAGAATTACACGGTCAATTTCAAAAGTTTGTCAGGAATTAGGTCAACCATTCATAAGGTATGAAAGAGCTATAGATAATATTTCAAATGCATTTTTAATAGAAAAATTTAGTGATTTAAGAAATTATGATCTAAAGAATAAATCTATTTTGCTTGCTGTAGGAGTAAGACATCTTCAGGAAGCCTTTATTTTTTCCAGGAATTCAGGGGCAAATGTTTATGCAAGAGTTTTAGCTAATCCGGAAAGTATCAGAAAAACACTTTCTTCTTCAATTCAAAAAACAAATTTTGCGGTATTAAACCCTTCAGCCTCTAGTAATGGGGAAATTGAGAAAGCACTTGTTAGGAAATGGAAAATTGATGGTGTCATATGTAGACAATCAGGGGGAAGGAATGAACTCTTATGGCATCGAATTTGTTTGAGTATGGGACTTAATCTTTGGATGTTGGAAAGACCCTCTGAATATAAGAATATAAATTCAGTAGATAGTTATGAAAAATTAATTATAAGATTGAAATCTATTAGTATGG is a genomic window containing:
- a CDS encoding precorrin-6A/cobalt-precorrin-6A reductase — translated: MGIREKCQPHLWLLTGTGEGHLFAKSLLQEGWKITVSVVSIRASIPYEKLNLEKILTGALITEEDIRDVILNSRIHQNGFHCVVDLTHPFAIRITRSISKVCQELGQPFIRYERAIDNISNAFLIEKFSDLRNYDLKNKSILLAVGVRHLQEAFIFSRNSGANVYARVLANPESIRKTLSSSIQKTNFAVLNPSASSNGEIEKALVRKWKIDGVICRQSGGRNELLWHRICLSMGLNLWMLERPSEYKNINSVDSYEKLIIRLKSISME